AGGGGTGCTGAGGAGGCCTGTCGTTTGGGTGACCGAGCCCGACGCCCGCGCCCGCGGAGCCTCCGGGAACGACGAAGGGCGCCCCGGGAAGGTGCGTTCCCGGGGCGCCCTCGACAGGCTGTGCTGCGGCCGGCTCTGTCAGCCGTTCTTGATGCGGTTCGTGAGCTCGGTGACCTGGTTGTAGATGGAGCGGCGCTCCGCCATCAGCGCACGGATCTTGCGGTCCGCGTGCATCACGGTCGTGTGGTCGCGGCCGCCGAACTGCGCCCCGATCTTCGGCAGCGACAGATCGGTCAGTTCACGGCACAGGTACATGGCGATCTGGCGCGCCGTCACCAGGACGCGGCTGCGCGAGGAACCGCACAGGTCGTCCACCGTGAGCCCGAAGTAGTCGGCGGTCGCCGCCATGATCGCGGTCGCCGTGATCTCCGGGGCCGAGTCCTCGCCGCCGGGGATCAGGTCCTTGAGGACGATCTCGGTCAGACCGAGGTCCACCGGCTGCCGGTTGAGCGACGCGAACGCCGTCACCCGGATCAGCGCCCCCTCCAGCTCGCGGATGTTGCGCGAGATCCGGGACGCGATGAACTCCAGGACCTCCGGCGGGGCGTTGAGCTGCTCCTGCACCGCCTTCTTGCGGAGGATGGCGATCCGGGTCTCCAGCTCGGGCGGCTGGACGTCCGTGATCAGACCCCACTCGAAGCGGTTCCGCAGGCGGTCCTCCAGCGTGACCAGCTGCTTGGGCGGCCGGTCGCTGGAGAGCACGATCTGCTTGTTCGCGTTGTGGAGCGTGTTGAAGGTGTGGAAGAACTCCTCCTGTGTCGACTCCTTGTCCGCGAGGAACTGGATGTCGTCGACGAGCAGGATGTCCATCTCCCGGTACCGCTTGCGGAAGCTGTCGCCCTTGCCGTCGCGGATGGAGTTGATGAACTCGTTGGTGAACTCCTCCGAGCTCACGTACCGCACCCGCGTGCCCGGGTAGAGGCTGCGCGCGTAGTGCCCGATCGCGTGCAGCAGGTGCGTCTTGCCGAGACCCGACTCCCCATAGATGAAGAGGGGGTTGTACGCCTTCGCCGGCGCCTCGGCGACGGCCACCGCGGCGGCGTGCGCGAAGCGGTTCGAGGCGCCGATGACGAACGTGTCGAAGAGGTACTTCGGGTTCAGTCGTGCGGTGGGCTCGCCCGGACCCGACGCCGGCGCCGGCTGCGCCGCCTTCGGTCCGGGAGCACCGCTCGAAGGCCCGCCCCTGCGCACCTGTCCGTTGCCGGAGGGGTCCTGGAGGTCGCGGCGGTCCGGGCGCTGGTCGTAGTCCGAGCGCGCCTGGTCGTAGTCCTGGCGCTGCTGCTCGTAGGGCGAGCGGTCCATCGACTGCGGCCGGTAGTCCTGCTGGGGCGAGGCGTACGGGTCGCGGTCCGGGAATCCGAGGCGCTGCTGCTGCCAGCCGTAGTCGTCCTGGGAGTGGCGCGGCCAGGCACCCGGCGTGGGGCGCTGGTAGTCCGGGTACGCGGGACGCGCGGTCGGCAACTGGTCGCCGGGAGCTCCGGGCAGCGGCTCGGAGCGGCCGCCGCGGTGGTCGTCGGCGCGGTGGCGGCCGTAGCCCTCGTATCCGTCGCGGCGCTGGGGCTCGTACGGGTTGCGCTCCTCGCGTCCCTGCGGCTCGTACGGGCTGCGGTCGTCGCGGTCCTGGCCGCCCTCGTAACCGCCGCGGTCGTCACGGCTCTGGCCGTCGTAGGCGCCGCGATCGTCGCGCTGTCCCTCGTAGGACTTCCGGTCGTCGCGAACGGGGCCGCCCTCGTAGGGGCCGCGTTCCTCCCGTGCCTGACCGTTGTCGTACGGGCCGCGCTCTTCGCGTCCCTGGCTCTCGTACGCGTCGCGGCCCTGTCCGGCGGAGTGCTCCGACTCCTCGTAGCGAGGCGCGGCAGGAGTGGGGGGCGGCTCGCCGGCCGAGTCGTCGACGGTGATCGCGATCCGGATCGGGCGGCCGCACTCACGGCTCAGCGTCTCGCTGACGATCGGCGCGAGGCGGCCTTCCAGGACGCCCTTCGCAAACTCGTTCGGGACTGCGAGCAGAGCGGTGTCCGCGACCAGCGCCAAGGGCTGGCAGCGCTTGATCCAGTGCTCGTCCTTGACCTCGACGCCCTGCCCGCGGCCCTCACCGAGGAGTTGTTCCAGTACTCGTGGCCACACTGCGGCAAGATCGGCAGGTACGTCAGCCACAGGGCACGCTCTCTCACGGGTCCCACGAACGTGTGGTTCTGGGAACGGGTTGGTAAATCAGGCGGGGCGGGGCGGAGGAACAAAACCGCTGGGGCGGTGAGAACGGAACGAATCGGAGTTCAGCCACGGTAGTCAGGGCGACCCGTGCGGTTCAAGTTGTTGTCCCCAGCCTGTGGATAGTGTCTCCTGCGAGGGACTGGTTTGACCGGATGGCGTAGCCGCGCGTACCGTAACCAGGTCGAGTTGTCGATGGCTGCTGCCGCCTGCCTCCGATGGGCACAGATCGCGAAGAGCGATCGGGAAGCGGTGCACTCGGGCGTAATACGAGTTTCCTCGTGGGCGCACGGTGACAGCCAGGACGGCACCCCGCCACCACCGATTCTTTCTGGAGCCCCCGAGTGAGCAAGCGCACCTTCCAGCCGAACAACCGTCGTCGCGCCAAGACCCACGGCTTCCGCCTGCGGATGCGCACCCGTGCCGGCCGCGCGATTCTCGCGAACCGCCGTGGCAAGGGTCGCGCCAGCCTGTCCGCCTGATTACTTACAGGTCATGATCTCGTGCTGCCTACCGAGCATCGGCTGAGGCGGCGCGAGGACTTCGCGACCGCGGTACGTCGAGGACGCCGGGCCGGACGCCCGCTCCTCGTCGTCCACCTTCGTAGCGGTGCACCGGACCCGCACGCGCCTGGGGAGAGCGCTCCCCCGACGCGTGCGGGTTTCGTCGTGAGCAAAGCCGTGGGCGGAGCGGTCGTACGCAACAAGGTGAAGCGCAGGCTTCGCCATCTGATGCGTGACCGAGTCGCCCTGCTGCCCCCCGGTAGCCTGGTAGTCGTACGAGCGCTGCCCGGTGCGGGTGACGCCGACCATGAACAGCTGGCCCGAGACCTGGACGCCGCCATCGAGCGGCTACTGGGAGGGGGCGCGCGATGAAGTACCCACTGCTTGCTCTGATCAAGATCTATCAGTGGACGATCAGCCCGTTGCTCGGGCCGGTCTGCAAGTACTACCCGTCGTGCTCCCACTACGGCTACACAGCCATCGACCGGCACGGTGCGATCAAGGGCACGGCACTGACCGCCTGGCGCATCCTCCGGTGCAATCCGTGGTCGCTGGGCGGTGTGGACCATGTTCCGCAACGCAAGCGTCCGCGGTGGCACGAATTGCTGCGTAACGCCTGGCGTGCACGCAAGGGCGGGAACTCCGCCGCCGAACCGGCCACCGGGGAGACCACTGCCCCGAGCCCGGCCGCCGAGACCCCGTCCCATGCTCAAGGAGCCTGATTAGTGGACACGATTGCCAGTCTTTTCAGCTTCATCACGACACCCGTTTCCTGGGTCATCGTCCAGTTCCACTCCGTGTACGGGCAGATCTTCGGCCCCGACACGGGCTGGGCCTGGGGCTTGTCCATCGTGTCCCTGGTGATTTTGATCCGTATCTGCCTGATCCCGCTCTTCGTGAAGCAGATCAAGGCCACTCGGGCCATGCAGACGCTGCAGCCCGAGATGAAGAAGATCCAGGAGCGCTACAAGAACGACAAGCAGCGCCAGTCCGAAGAGATGATGAAGCTGTACAAGGAGTCGGGTACCAACCCGCTCTCCTCGTGCCTTCCCATCCTGGCCCAGTCGCCGTTCTTCTTCGCCCTGTACCACGTGCTCAACGGCATCGCGACGGGCAAGACGATCGGCGTCATCGACGATCAGCTGCTCGCCAGCGCTCGTCAGGCCCACATCTTCGGTGCCCCGCTCGCCGCGAAGTTCACGGACAGCGCCGACAAGGTCGCTGCGCTCGGTGCCACGATCACGGATGTCCGAGTCGTCACCGCGATCATGATCGTGCTGATGTCGGGTTCGCAGTTCTACACCCAGCGTCAGCTGATGACGAAGAACGTCGACACCACGGTGAAGACGCCCTTCATGCAGCAGCAGAAGATGCTGATGTACGTCTTCCCGGTCATGTTCGCCGTCTTCGGCATCAACTTCCCGGTCGGTGTCCTCGTCTACTGGCTGACCACCAACGTGTGGACCATGGGCCAGCAGATGTACGTCATCCGCAACAACCCGACCCCGGGCTCGAAGGCTCAGGCCGCCTACCTGGAGCGCCTGCAGAAGCACGTCACCAGCCACGGCAAGACGCGCCGGCGCAGCGAGAAGGCCATCGTCAAGGCCATCGTCTCCAAGGGCCGCGACCGCAACGAGTTCGAGCGCAAGTTCATCAACAGCCTCACCAAGGCGGGTCTCGTGGCCCAGCCCGACGGGGTCGTGACGAAGGGCGACGCCGCGACGGTCATCGAGGCCGAGGACGGCACCACGACGACTGCTCCGGCCGCTCCCAAGCGTCAGCAGCCGAAGCGGCAGTCCAAGTCGCAGCGCCAGTCGGCCGTGACCGCAGGCGGGGCCAAGCCTGCGGACGAGTCCGAGCCGAAGACCTCGTTGAGCAAGTCCGACGAGCCACAGGACACCAAGCCCTCCGCGGCCAAGCCCGCCACCGGTACCCGCAGCAAGGCCCAGTCCGGACAGCGCAAGGGCCCACAGCGGCCCAAGTCCCCGTCCAAGAAGTAAGAAGGAGTCCATCCCGTGACGGAAGGCACCACCTCCGCCGCCGCTGAGGGCGACACCCTGACCCGCCTGGAGCAGGAAGGCGAGATCGCGGCGGACTACCTCGAAGGTCTGCTCGACATCGCCGACCTCGACGGCGACATCGACATGGACGTCGAGGCCGACCGCGCCGCTGTCTCGATCATCAGCGACTCGGGCGGCCGCGACCTGCAGAAGCTGGTCGGCCGCGACGGCGAGGTGCTGGAAGCACTCCAGGAGCTCACGCGCCTGGCCGTGCACCGGGAGACCGGGGACCGCAGCAGGCTGATGCTCGACATCGCCGGCTTCCGCGCCCAGAAGCGTGAGGAGCTCTCCGAGCTGGGGGCCAAGGCCGCCGCCGAGGTCAAGAGCTCCGGTGAGCCGGTCAAGATGGACCCGATGACCCCCTTCGAGCGCAAGGTCGTGCACGACGCGGTCAAGGCTGCGGGCCTGCGCAGCGAGTCCGAGGGCGAGGAGCCGCAGCGCTTCGTCGTCGTGCTCCCCGCCTGATCGGTACGTACGCTCCCTCGGCCCCGTCTGTTGCGCAGACGGGGCCGAACTTTGTCAGCCTGGTAGTCCCCTGCAGCTGTGGTCCCCGACACGGAACGCCGGCCGCGGTACCCGCACCTGCGGTCCTCGACAGCTGTTAGTCCCTGGTAGTCCTGGTGATCAGCGCCCAGAGCGCTCAAGCGGTACGGAAGGACGGTCCCCCGTGACGGAGGCAGCGGAGCTTCCCCCCGCGCCCGAGCAGGCGCGCGAGGTATTCGGCGATCGCTTCGCGGACGCGGTCCGGTACGCGGAACTGCTGGCCGAGGCGGGAGTGCAGCGCGGGCTGATCGGCCCTCGTGAGGTGCCCCGACTGTGGGAGCGGCACCTGCTGAACTGCGCGGTGCTCTCCGAGGTCGTGCCCGAGGGCGTGACCGTGTGCGATGTCGGCTCCGGTGCCGGACTCCCCGGTATCCCGCTGGCACTCGTCCGTGAGGACCTCAAGATCACGCTGCTCGAGCCGCTGCTGCGCCGGACCACCTTCCTCACGGAGGTCGTGGAGCTCCTCGGCCTCGGCCATGTGACCGTCGTGCGCGGCCGCGCCGAGGAGGTCATGGGCACACTTCAGCCGGTGCACGTGGTGACGGCCCGGGCGGTCGCCCCGCTCGACCGCCTCGCCGGCTGGGGCATCCCGCTGCTGCGCCCGTACGGCGAGATGCTCGCCCTCAAGGGGGACACCGCCGAGGAGGAGCTGAAGGCCGCCTCCACGGCGCTCAGCAAGCTCGGTGCGGTGGAGACCTCCGTTCTGCATGTGGGTGAGGGGGTCGTGGACCCGTTGTCCACCGTCGTACGCGTCGAGGTGGGTGAGAGCCCCGGTGGTGTGCGTTTCGCGGCCAAGCGGGCCAAGGCGGCCAGGACGGGCCGAACGCGTCGTCGCCGCTGACGCCTGGCGGTATGAACATCGCGGCTCCCGGTTCCCTGTCCAAGGGAGCTGGGAGTTTTGCTGTTCCGTGTGAGGAGTTCTTTGTCACTCCCGCGGCGCGGCCTTCAGGGTGGGCCGTACTCCACACAAGCAGCCAAACCTACGCATCTCGGAGTGTCGCGTCGCGATGACCCGAGTGGCTAGGCATCGTGTTTCACGTGAAACGTCGCTCACTGTTGCACGGCATCATCAGTCGTGGCCGCGCTGCGGCCGAACCTCGCGACCGAAAGCCTCTCGGTTCACTCGGAGAGGGTGCGGAGTTGTCCACAGAGGTGGATTTCTCCACAGAACAACGGGCCTCGCTGGTTCACGACCCCGATCGCATGGGAGGCTCTGTTCATTGCGAGCCTGAAGTCGAGGAGAGTGAATCCTTGCGGTCCGACGCCAACATCGCGGGACCGATGACCGATCCGGTCCCCGGTCCCCGTACCGAGTCGATGGGGGAGGATGTTTCACGTGAAACACCGCCCCCTATGGACGACACTCCCATCGGTCGTGCTGCCCAACTGGCTGTGGAGGCGCTAGGTCGCGCCGGTGAGGGCCTGCCACGGCCCGAGCAGACCCGAGTCATGGTGGTCGCCAACCAGAAGGGTGGGGTGGGTAAGACCACGACCACGGTAAACCTTGCCGCCTCCCTGGCCCTGCACGGTGGCCGTGTCCTGGTGATCGACCTCGACCCGCAGGGCAATGCCTCCACCGCGCTGGGCATCGACCACCACGCCGAGGTCCCGTCGATCTACGACGTGCTGATCGACAGCAAGCCGCTCTCCGAAGTCGTTCAGGCGGTCCCTGATGTCGAGGGTCTCTTCTGTGCTCCCGCGACGATCGATCTCGCCGGTGCGGAGATCGAGCTGGTGTCGCTGGTGGCCCGCGAGAGCCGACTCGAGCGAGCGATCCTGGCGTACGAGCAGCCGCTGGACTACATCCTCATCGACTGCCCGCCGTCGCTCGGTCTGCTGACAGTCAACGCGCTCGTCGCCGGCGCCGAGGTCCTCATCCCCATCCAGTGCGAGTACTACGCACTGGAAGGTCTGGGACAGCTTCTGCGCAACGTCGACCTGGTGCGCGGGCATCTCAACCCCAACCTCCACGTCTCGACGATTCTGCTCACCATGTACGACGGCCGGACGCGTCTGGCGTCCCAGGTCGCGGACGAGGTGCGCAGCCACTTCGGCGAAGAGGTGCTGCGGACGAGCATCCCGCGCTCGGTGCGCATCTCCGAGGCTCCGAGCTACGGGCAGACGGTCCTGACCTACGATCCGGGTTCGAGCGGTGCTCTCTCGTACCTGGAGGCGGCCCGAGAGATCGCTCTCCGCGGAGCCGGAGTGTCGTACGACGCACAACATGCCCACGCGGGCGCACAGAACGATCGGAACACGGCGGAGGGGATCCAGTGAGCGAGCGACGAAGGGGGCTGGGACGGGGTCTTGGTGCGTTGATCCCCGCGGCTCCTACAGGTGAGCGTGTAGGCGGTTCGGCGAGCGGGGCGTCCACGACGCCTGCTTCCGGTCCCGTCCTCACCGCGGAGCGTGGGGTGGCGGCGGCCAAGGTGACGACGCTGGCGCCTGTTTCACATGAAACCGAGGAGCCGTCTGCGAGCGGGGCGACGGATGAGCTGCAGGCGCCGGTCGGTGTTCACTTCGCCGAGCTGCCCCTGGACTTCATCACCCCCAACCCGCGTCAGCCGCGTGAGGTCTTCGACGAGGACGCCCTGTCCGAACTCGTCACCTCCATCAAGGAGGTCGGACTCCTCCAGCCTGTCGTCGTCCGGCAGGTCGGTCCGTCGCGCTTCGAGCTCATCATGGGTGAGCGGCGCTTCCGGGCCTGTCGCGAGGCGGGACTCGAGGCCATCCCCGCGATCGTCCGCGCCACGGACGACGAGAAGCTCCTCCTGGACGCACTGCTCGAGAACCTCCACCGTGCCCAGCTGAACCCGCTGGAAGAGGCAGCCGCCTACGACCAGTTGCTCAAGGACTTCAACTGCACGCACGACCAGCTGGCCGACCGGATCGGACGTTCGCGTCCGCAGGTCTCCAACACGCTGCGTCTCCTGAAGCTCTCGCCGTCCGTTCAGCGTCGCGTCGCCGCCGGGGTGCTCTCCGCCGGTCACGCACGCGCGCTGCTCTCTGTCGACGACTCGGAGGAGCAGGACCGCCTGGCGCACCGCATCGTGGCCGAGGGACTCTCGGTGCGAGCCGTGGAGGAGATCGTCACCCTCATGGGGTCGCGTCCGCAGTCGGCTCAGCGAACCAAGGGTCCGCGGGCCGGCGGTCGGGTCTCTCCTGCGCTGAGCGAGCTGGCGACGCGTCTGTCGGACCGCTTCGAGACGCGGGTGAAGGTCGACCTGGGGCAGAAGAAGGGCAAGATCACCGTCGAGTTTGCTTCGATGGAAGACCTTGAGCGCATCCTCGGCTCCTTCGCTCCCGGCGAGGGCCCAGTCCTTCAGAAGAGCCTTCTGGACGACGGCTCCGACGACGCGGAAGCCTGAGCCGGCTGCCGGCGGATCGATCTCCTGTCGGTCCACCAGCGTGGAGCGGGCCGTGACCGGTGTGTACCGGACACGGCCCGCTCTTTGCTTTCTGGCGGTATCGAGGGAATCGCAACGTGGATACGATGCGATGGGTATGGCGCATTCACCTGGCAGCACCTTCATAGGGGAGGCGGGGGCCATGCACACCGTGAGCCGTACAGGACTGCTCACCGC
The window above is part of the Streptomyces sp. NBC_01428 genome. Proteins encoded here:
- the rnpA gene encoding ribonuclease P protein component, with amino-acid sequence MLPTEHRLRRREDFATAVRRGRRAGRPLLVVHLRSGAPDPHAPGESAPPTRAGFVVSKAVGGAVVRNKVKRRLRHLMRDRVALLPPGSLVVVRALPGAGDADHEQLARDLDAAIERLLGGGAR
- the dnaA gene encoding chromosomal replication initiator protein DnaA, yielding MADVPADLAAVWPRVLEQLLGEGRGQGVEVKDEHWIKRCQPLALVADTALLAVPNEFAKGVLEGRLAPIVSETLSRECGRPIRIAITVDDSAGEPPPTPAAPRYEESEHSAGQGRDAYESQGREERGPYDNGQAREERGPYEGGPVRDDRKSYEGQRDDRGAYDGQSRDDRGGYEGGQDRDDRSPYEPQGREERNPYEPQRRDGYEGYGRHRADDHRGGRSEPLPGAPGDQLPTARPAYPDYQRPTPGAWPRHSQDDYGWQQQRLGFPDRDPYASPQQDYRPQSMDRSPYEQQRQDYDQARSDYDQRPDRRDLQDPSGNGQVRRGGPSSGAPGPKAAQPAPASGPGEPTARLNPKYLFDTFVIGASNRFAHAAAVAVAEAPAKAYNPLFIYGESGLGKTHLLHAIGHYARSLYPGTRVRYVSSEEFTNEFINSIRDGKGDSFRKRYREMDILLVDDIQFLADKESTQEEFFHTFNTLHNANKQIVLSSDRPPKQLVTLEDRLRNRFEWGLITDVQPPELETRIAILRKKAVQEQLNAPPEVLEFIASRISRNIRELEGALIRVTAFASLNRQPVDLGLTEIVLKDLIPGGEDSAPEITATAIMAATADYFGLTVDDLCGSSRSRVLVTARQIAMYLCRELTDLSLPKIGAQFGGRDHTTVMHADRKIRALMAERRSIYNQVTELTNRIKNG
- the rpmH gene encoding 50S ribosomal protein L34 yields the protein MSKRTFQPNNRRRAKTHGFRLRMRTRAGRAILANRRGKGRASLSA
- a CDS encoding ParA family protein, translated to MGGSVHCEPEVEESESLRSDANIAGPMTDPVPGPRTESMGEDVSRETPPPMDDTPIGRAAQLAVEALGRAGEGLPRPEQTRVMVVANQKGGVGKTTTTVNLAASLALHGGRVLVIDLDPQGNASTALGIDHHAEVPSIYDVLIDSKPLSEVVQAVPDVEGLFCAPATIDLAGAEIELVSLVARESRLERAILAYEQPLDYILIDCPPSLGLLTVNALVAGAEVLIPIQCEYYALEGLGQLLRNVDLVRGHLNPNLHVSTILLTMYDGRTRLASQVADEVRSHFGEEVLRTSIPRSVRISEAPSYGQTVLTYDPGSSGALSYLEAAREIALRGAGVSYDAQHAHAGAQNDRNTAEGIQ
- the yidC gene encoding membrane protein insertase YidC, giving the protein MDTIASLFSFITTPVSWVIVQFHSVYGQIFGPDTGWAWGLSIVSLVILIRICLIPLFVKQIKATRAMQTLQPEMKKIQERYKNDKQRQSEEMMKLYKESGTNPLSSCLPILAQSPFFFALYHVLNGIATGKTIGVIDDQLLASARQAHIFGAPLAAKFTDSADKVAALGATITDVRVVTAIMIVLMSGSQFYTQRQLMTKNVDTTVKTPFMQQQKMLMYVFPVMFAVFGINFPVGVLVYWLTTNVWTMGQQMYVIRNNPTPGSKAQAAYLERLQKHVTSHGKTRRRSEKAIVKAIVSKGRDRNEFERKFINSLTKAGLVAQPDGVVTKGDAATVIEAEDGTTTTAPAAPKRQQPKRQSKSQRQSAVTAGGAKPADESEPKTSLSKSDEPQDTKPSAAKPATGTRSKAQSGQRKGPQRPKSPSKK
- the rsmG gene encoding 16S rRNA (guanine(527)-N(7))-methyltransferase RsmG, translated to MTEAAELPPAPEQAREVFGDRFADAVRYAELLAEAGVQRGLIGPREVPRLWERHLLNCAVLSEVVPEGVTVCDVGSGAGLPGIPLALVREDLKITLLEPLLRRTTFLTEVVELLGLGHVTVVRGRAEEVMGTLQPVHVVTARAVAPLDRLAGWGIPLLRPYGEMLALKGDTAEEELKAASTALSKLGAVETSVLHVGEGVVDPLSTVVRVEVGESPGGVRFAAKRAKAARTGRTRRRR
- a CDS encoding Jag family protein, which encodes MTEGTTSAAAEGDTLTRLEQEGEIAADYLEGLLDIADLDGDIDMDVEADRAAVSIISDSGGRDLQKLVGRDGEVLEALQELTRLAVHRETGDRSRLMLDIAGFRAQKREELSELGAKAAAEVKSSGEPVKMDPMTPFERKVVHDAVKAAGLRSESEGEEPQRFVVVLPA
- a CDS encoding ParB/RepB/Spo0J family partition protein, yielding MSERRRGLGRGLGALIPAAPTGERVGGSASGASTTPASGPVLTAERGVAAAKVTTLAPVSHETEEPSASGATDELQAPVGVHFAELPLDFITPNPRQPREVFDEDALSELVTSIKEVGLLQPVVVRQVGPSRFELIMGERRFRACREAGLEAIPAIVRATDDEKLLLDALLENLHRAQLNPLEEAAAYDQLLKDFNCTHDQLADRIGRSRPQVSNTLRLLKLSPSVQRRVAAGVLSAGHARALLSVDDSEEQDRLAHRIVAEGLSVRAVEEIVTLMGSRPQSAQRTKGPRAGGRVSPALSELATRLSDRFETRVKVDLGQKKGKITVEFASMEDLERILGSFAPGEGPVLQKSLLDDGSDDAEA
- the yidD gene encoding membrane protein insertion efficiency factor YidD, coding for MKYPLLALIKIYQWTISPLLGPVCKYYPSCSHYGYTAIDRHGAIKGTALTAWRILRCNPWSLGGVDHVPQRKRPRWHELLRNAWRARKGGNSAAEPATGETTAPSPAAETPSHAQGA